In Acipenser ruthenus chromosome 1, fAciRut3.2 maternal haplotype, whole genome shotgun sequence, the genomic stretch TGAGGTTTTGCAACACATTGGGCTGCGCTATCAATACTTCTAAATCGAGTTAAGATACTTTTCAATCAATAAGAGTATTCAGCtggatgttttgattttgttACACATCTGTAAAGGGAAAACGGGACTTTTGCAGTGCTGGAAGTTAATTTAACTTAAAAGAAACTCTGAGGAAAACACTTCTGTGAGTGAAGCTGATTCAACAGACAGGGAACTACGCAAACTTGCCGGATTTAATATGTGCTAGACAGACTTAATCAACTTGTTTAAGCTTTTCCCAGGAAACATTTACAACACGCTTGTTGGAAGCAGAATCAAAATGTGCAGCAAAAAAGGAAAcatatatgtgtgtttatttgttctgaATGTACTGCTGGTGGTTATGCTGTTAACCCAGGATGCTGCAGGTAAGactttaaaatataaagtatacgaggaacagagagTGGGCACTGTGATTGCTAGACTAAAGGAAGATGTGGCTGACGTGTTATCTAAACTACCTAGCCCCTTTTCGGTCCGTTTCCGAGCAATGCAGAGAGGGAGCACCCCTTTGCTCTCGGTCCGGGAGGAAGACGGGGAGATCAGCATTGGGGCGAAAATTGACCGTGAACTGCTCTGCCAGAAAAACCTCAATTGTACAATCGAATTTGACGTGATTACACTGCCAACGGAGCACTTGCAGCTATTCCACGTTGAAGTCGAGGTTCTGGACATTAATGACAATTCCCCCCAGTTCTCCAGGTCCGTTATTCCTATTGAGATCTCGGAAAGTGCAGCTGTGGGAACACGGATCCCCTTGGACAGTGCGACTGACCCAGATGTTGCTGAAAACTCCCTTCACACTTACTCCTTGTCTCAAAATGAGTTTTTTGATATTGAAGTAAGAACCAGGACTGATGGGGCCAAGTATGCAGAACTTATTGTGGTTCGAGAACTGGACAGAGAGATCCAGGCCAGCTATGAGCTCCAACTATTGGCCTCTGACACTGGCGTACCTCCCAGATCTGGCTCTACTCTTCTTAAAATCAGCATTTCTGATTCAAATGATAACAGTCCTGTTTTTGAAGAGCAATCATATGTTATCCATCTACAAGAAAACTCGCCTGTGGGATCTTTGCTGCTAGATCTCAATGCCACAGATCCAGATGAGGGCGCTAATGGGAAAGTAGTGTATTCTTTCAGTAGCCATGTGTCTCCTAAAATTCTGGAGACATTTAAGATCAACACGGAGAATGGCCACCTTACTCTTCTTAAGCCACTCAACTTTGAAGTCACCAAGACTTATGAGATTGATGCCCAGGCTCAAGACTTGGGACCGAACTCAATCCCAGCTCACTGCAAGATTATAATAAAAGTTGTAGACATCAATGATAACAAACCTGAAATCAGCATCAACTTAATGACCCAGGGGAAGGAGGAAGTGGCCTATATTTCTGAAGCGGCAGCCAAAGACACTTTTGTGGCTTTAGTAAGGGTTCAAGACAAGGACTTTGGTTTGAATGGGGAAGTTGTCTGCAAGCTACATGGACATGGTCACTTTAAGCTTCAAAAGACCTATGAAAACAACTACATGATTCTGACCAATGCTACATTAGACAGAGAAAAGAGATCTGAATACAGTCTGACTGTCATTGCAGAAGACAAAGGGATCCCCAGTCTCTCTACAATCAAACACTTTACAGTCCAGGTGCTGGATGAAAATGACAATCCACCCCATTTTCAGAAAAACAGGTATGAGATCTTCATGTCTGAAAACAATTCCCCCGGAGTCTATATCACATCAGTGATGGCCAGTGACCCAGATCTTGGGGAAAATGGACATGTTACCTACACAATTTTGGAAAGCTTTATTTTGGGGAGCTCCATTACCACCTATGTAACCATTGACCCTTCCAATGGGGCCATTTATGCTCTCAGAACATTTGATCATGAAGACATCAACAGAATTGCTTTTGTTGTTCAAGCAAGAGATGGAGGTAGCCACCAGCTTAGCAGCAACACCACAGTGGTCCTCACAGTAATAGATGAAAATGACAATTCACCAGTTATTGTTGTGCCAGCACTGCGCAATCATACTGCCGAAATCTCCATACCTAAATATGCTGAGCTTGGATACCTAGTCACAGCCATTAGGGCCACTGACAGGGATTCTGGTATTAATTCTGAACTGAGCTGCTTTATTGTAAATGGCAATGAAGATAACATCTTCACCATGGACCCAAAGAAGTGTGAGATCTATACCAATGTTTCTATGGAAGACTTTCCCCACCAAGAAATTGAAATTGTGGTAGTGGTTCAAGATAAGGGAAGCCCACAGCTTAATGCCAAAgcaacatttaaatgtattttgtatgaaAGCCTGGATATTCTTTTCCAGCCCACACCAACagccagcagccagcctactctTGATGTCTCTATGATTATCATTATTTCTTTAGGAGCCATTTGTGCAGTCCTCTTAGTCATAATGGTGATTTTTGCTACCAAAtgcaacagagaaaagaaagatACAAGATCATATAACTGCAGGGTGGCTGAATCCACTTATCAAAATCATCCCAAGAAACCATCAAGGCAGATACACAAAGGAGACATCACTCTAGTGCCAACTGTTAATGGCACACTGCCCATAAGATCTCATCACAGGTCACCCTCATCATCACCAACCATGGAGAGAGGCCAGATGAGCAGCAGACAGAGCCATCACAGCCGCCAATCACTGAACAGCTTGGTGACCATCTCTTCCAATCACATACCAGAGAATTTCTCACTGGAACTTGCACACACCACCCAACCAGTTGAGGtaagaaacttaaaaaaacaaaacaaaaaaaaaaaaccaatgcatttgtgtgtgaaactctatatgtgtgtgaaaatgtatcatttaaagaaaatgtcaattttattgtttatttgtttttcattttgcatttcTTTGCCATGTATATGCATTGTTCATAATGGGCATTGTTaaaatactgtgtgtttttttgcagTGAAGAAAGAAGAGTGTATGTGTAGTTTCATGTAGCCTGTTGAGTCATTAAACCtgttgttttaagttattttaagttagtattttttgtttatgtatttgtttatttgtctgtttgtttgcctgtttatgtgtttatttattattttattttatttttgatatagcAAGTCTCACAGCTTCTGTCCATGCTTCATCAGGGCCAGTACCAGCCAAGACCAAGTTTCCGTGGGAATAAATATTCAAGAAGCTACAGGTAAGATACATTTAAAGAAAATGCCCGAACATCTGCTTGCTTTGTTGTGTGATACATTTTTGCCAGGTAGAAGATGTTACCTCCATTGCTGGGAATATGAAGTTAACATTGTTTGACTAATAATCCGAGACCTTGCCAACCTAaaataacaaaactgtattttgtttttcttttgaaatttGTTTTATAGCCAACATAAAATGAACATATACATGTTTCATATCTGTATTTTTACAGATATGCCCTTCAAGACATG encodes the following:
- the pcdh18a gene encoding protocadherin-18a isoform X1, translating into MCSKKGNIYVCLFVLNVLLVVMLLTQDAAGKTLKYKVYEEQRVGTVIARLKEDVADVLSKLPSPFSVRFRAMQRGSTPLLSVREEDGEISIGAKIDRELLCQKNLNCTIEFDVITLPTEHLQLFHVEVEVLDINDNSPQFSRSVIPIEISESAAVGTRIPLDSATDPDVAENSLHTYSLSQNEFFDIEVRTRTDGAKYAELIVVRELDREIQASYELQLLASDTGVPPRSGSTLLKISISDSNDNSPVFEEQSYVIHLQENSPVGSLLLDLNATDPDEGANGKVVYSFSSHVSPKILETFKINTENGHLTLLKPLNFEVTKTYEIDAQAQDLGPNSIPAHCKIIIKVVDINDNKPEISINLMTQGKEEVAYISEAAAKDTFVALVRVQDKDFGLNGEVVCKLHGHGHFKLQKTYENNYMILTNATLDREKRSEYSLTVIAEDKGIPSLSTIKHFTVQVLDENDNPPHFQKNRYEIFMSENNSPGVYITSVMASDPDLGENGHVTYTILESFILGSSITTYVTIDPSNGAIYALRTFDHEDINRIAFVVQARDGGSHQLSSNTTVVLTVIDENDNSPVIVVPALRNHTAEISIPKYAELGYLVTAIRATDRDSGINSELSCFIVNGNEDNIFTMDPKKCEIYTNVSMEDFPHQEIEIVVVVQDKGSPQLNAKATFKCILYESLDILFQPTPTASSQPTLDVSMIIIISLGAICAVLLVIMVIFATKCNREKKDTRSYNCRVAESTYQNHPKKPSRQIHKGDITLVPTVNGTLPIRSHHRSPSSSPTMERGQMSSRQSHHSRQSLNSLVTISSNHIPENFSLELAHTTQPVEQVSQLLSMLHQGQYQPRPSFRGNKYSRSYRYALQDMDKFSLKDSGRGDSEAGDSDYDLGRDSPIDRLLGEGFSDLFLTDGHHRLHPAMKFCTDECRVLGHSDQCWMPPLPSPASSDYRSNMFIPGEDPQQPPVEEDSQSTDSNDKKKSFSTFGKDSNSSNEEAGDLCSTSLLSEMNSVFQRLLPPSLDSYTECNEVERMSSLERKKGHLPGKSLAYPQGVAAWAANTHFQNPGSSTGPIQVNHVSAQPPSKWLPAMEEIPENYEEDDFDNVLNQLQVSRSDSRHEIMDASELVAEINKLLQDVRQS
- the pcdh18a gene encoding protocadherin-18a isoform X2, translating into MCSKKGNIYVCLFVLNVLLVVMLLTQDAAGKTLKYKVYEEQRVGTVIARLKEDVADVLSKLPSPFSVRFRAMQRGSTPLLSVREEDGEISIGAKIDRELLCQKNLNCTIEFDVITLPTEHLQLFHVEVEVLDINDNSPQFSRSVIPIEISESAAVGTRIPLDSATDPDVAENSLHTYSLSQNEFFDIEVRTRTDGAKYAELIVVRELDREIQASYELQLLASDTGVPPRSGSTLLKISISDSNDNSPVFEEQSYVIHLQENSPVGSLLLDLNATDPDEGANGKVVYSFSSHVSPKILETFKINTENGHLTLLKPLNFEVTKTYEIDAQAQDLGPNSIPAHCKIIIKVVDINDNKPEISINLMTQGKEEVAYISEAAAKDTFVALVRVQDKDFGLNGEVVCKLHGHGHFKLQKTYENNYMILTNATLDREKRSEYSLTVIAEDKGIPSLSTIKHFTVQVLDENDNPPHFQKNRYEIFMSENNSPGVYITSVMASDPDLGENGHVTYTILESFILGSSITTYVTIDPSNGAIYALRTFDHEDINRIAFVVQARDGGSHQLSSNTTVVLTVIDENDNSPVIVVPALRNHTAEISIPKYAELGYLVTAIRATDRDSGINSELSCFIVNGNEDNIFTMDPKKCEIYTNVSMEDFPHQEIEIVVVVQDKGSPQLNAKATFKCILYESLDILFQPTPTASSQPTLDVSMIIIISLGAICAVLLVIMVIFATKCNREKKDTRSYNCRVAESTYQNHPKKPSRQIHKGDITLVPTVNGTLPIRSHHRSPSSSPTMERGQMSSRQSHHSRQSLNSLVTISSNHIPENFSLELAHTTQPVEGQYQPRPSFRGNKYSRSYRYALQDMDKFSLKDSGRGDSEAGDSDYDLGRDSPIDRLLGEGFSDLFLTDGHHRLHPAMKFCTDECRVLGHSDQCWMPPLPSPASSDYRSNMFIPGEDPQQPPVEEDSQSTDSNDKKKSFSTFGKDSNSSNEEAGDLCSTSLLSEMNSVFQRLLPPSLDSYTECNEVERMSSLERKKGHLPGKSLAYPQGVAAWAANTHFQNPGSSTGPIQVNHVSAQPPSKWLPAMEEIPENYEEDDFDNVLNQLQVSRSDSRHEIMDASELVAEINKLLQDVRQS